From the genome of Pukyongia salina, one region includes:
- the trpC gene encoding indole-3-glycerol phosphate synthase TrpC produces the protein MTILDHIVAYKKKEIAAKKEAYAMKLFESSMLFDRPVISLATALKNSDTGIIAEHKRRSPSKSVINEKADLPDVVSGYQEARVSAISVLTDTRFFGGSIEDLLLARSTVTIPLLRKEFIIDPYQLFEARAAGADAILLIAAILTKEQLSQLATVAKSLQLEVLLEVHNEEELLRSPLENIDLLGVNNRDLKTFEVSTDISKELASRIPSHLVKVSESGLSHPETILELREYGYNGFLMGEHFMRESNPGRSASEFIKNLRS, from the coding sequence ATGACCATACTCGATCACATAGTTGCATATAAGAAAAAAGAGATCGCTGCTAAGAAAGAGGCATACGCCATGAAGCTGTTTGAAAGTTCGATGCTTTTCGATAGGCCGGTGATCTCCCTAGCTACGGCGTTAAAGAATTCGGATACCGGGATCATTGCCGAGCACAAACGAAGATCCCCCAGCAAATCGGTTATTAATGAAAAAGCAGATCTTCCCGATGTGGTCTCTGGTTACCAGGAGGCCAGGGTGTCTGCCATATCGGTGCTCACAGATACCAGATTTTTCGGCGGATCGATCGAGGACTTGCTCCTCGCAAGGAGTACAGTTACCATACCGCTACTGCGAAAAGAATTTATTATAGACCCCTACCAACTGTTCGAGGCCCGGGCCGCAGGCGCCGATGCTATATTGTTAATTGCTGCTATCTTAACGAAGGAACAACTTTCACAATTGGCCACGGTTGCTAAAAGTTTACAACTGGAAGTTTTACTGGAGGTTCATAATGAGGAAGAATTACTACGGTCTCCATTAGAAAATATCGACTTACTGGGGGTGAATAACCGCGATCTAAAAACATTTGAAGTATCAACGGATATTAGTAAGGAGCTGGCCTCCCGTATTCCTTCCCATCTGGTGAAGGTCTCCGAAAGTGGCCTAAGCCATCCTGAAACAATATTAGAACTCAGAGAATATGGATACAACGGATTTTTGATGGGGGAACATTTTATGCGCGAGTCCAACC